GGCTTGTATTCGCGGTCGGCTTCAGGGTCGCCGAACCCGCGTGGTATCTGCGCGATCGCGTTCCAGAATCCTTCCGGAACCGGGTGCTCAAACCAGGCAATAGTCTGCTCGATCCGTTCCGGGCGCGAGCAGCCGCAGATGGTCGCGCTCACCCGTGGATCGCGCTGCGAATACTGCAGCGCGGCAGCGCCCAGCGGCACCTGGTATTCCCGGCAGATCTGCTCGAGTTCGCGCACCGGATCGAGCTGTTTCCGGGACGCCGGCATGTAGGTCATGCGCGGGTACGCCTCACTGCCCTTGGCCAGGACGCCACCCATGTAGGGAGCGGCGTTTAGGACGACAATCCCGCGCTCGATCGCCAGGTCGAACAGCGGCTCGGCGTTGCCGTTGATGATTGAGAACCGGTTGTGCGAGATCAAGAAGTCAAAGTCCCACGTCTCAACCAGCGGCGTCATTACGGTCACGTCACCGGCGGCCAGGCCGACGTAGTCGCACAGGCCTTCGCTGCGCATCTTGAATAACTCGTCCAGAGCGCCCCCCGACCGGGTCACTTCGTCAATGTCGGCGGCGTATTCGGGATCGTGCAGGTGCAGGATCTCCACTCGATCGACGCCAAGGGCCGACAGGCTCTCTTCCAGGGAACGGCGCGCCTGGGCGGCGTCGAACCGCCCGCTGTCCATGTCGCGATCGAGCTTGGTGGAAATGACCAGATCGGCGGGTTTGCCGCCCCGCTCGCGAATAACGTCACCGATCCGCGCCTCGGACTGTCCCATGCCGTAATTTCGCGAGACGTCCAGGAAATTTAGCGGACCGTCGAAGATTGCCCGCACGGTTGACCAGGCTCGTTCCTCGCCGACCGCGTAGGTGTAAGTGTCCGGCATATTGCCAAGCGCGCTGGTTCCGATGCAGATTGGCGTCACCAGCAAGTCGGTGGCACCCAGACGGACTTTTTCCATCAACAAATCCCTTTGGCGTTCGTTCGTGTACTGGCCCCGGCCATTATTGCTATTGGGGCCCGCATCCACAGATGAGCGCCGAGCGTAATTTGGCGGCGGACCCATACCAGTTCGGGTCAGCGCCGGAGGGTGGCAGAACATGCGGATCGGGATCATCGGTTGCGGGCGAGTCCTGCCTGCCCATCTGGCTGGGATATCCCAGGTGATCGAAGCCGGCGTCTGTGAGGCCACGATCACGGCTCTGTGTTCCGGTCACATCAAAAACGCGCTGATGTTTCGTTCTCCCGAAGACGGGATTGAGCCCCGAAAACCGCCGGTCAGCGATCCCGCGAATCCGATGTCGACGCCGCACATCTACGTTTCCGAACTGCAATCGGAAAGACCGGAGGTGTTCGACGACTATCGGGCAATGCTCGATGCCGACCTGGTCGACGCGGTACTGATATTGACCCAGGTATCGCAGCACCATGGGATGGCCCGGGACTGCTTCAGCGCCGGGGTGCACGCGTTGGTCGAAAAACCGATGGCGATAACCACCCACGCCGCCCAGACGATGATCGACTCGGCTGCCGCCCACGATTGCGTCCTGGCGGTGGCGGAAATGGTTCGCCACATCGAACTGCACCGCGCCCAGCACTGGGTCGTGGAAAGCGGCCGTATCGGATCCATCCAGTTCGTGGTCCACCGCGAGATGGGTGTGCCCGGTAGACCGCCCCACTTCGGGTCCGGGAACCTATGGCGGCACCAGCTCAACCGGGTCGGATCGAATACCGCCCTCGACCTGGGGGTCCATCGCCTGCACATGATCGAATACGTTGCCGGCCGGATTGAAGCGGTAAGCGGGATGGCCGGCACTCTCGAGGAGATCAAAACCGCCCCCGACGCCCACGCCGACTACGCCGAGGTCCGGGACGAATCGGATGACTTTTGCATTTCGCAGTTGCGGCTGGCCGGTGGCGGTTTCGGCCAGGTCCTGATCGCCCGCGGGCTGCACGGCCGACCGCTCGATCAGCCGCACGTTACCGCCTATTACGGCAGTTCGGGATCGATCGTCGGTCGCAACATCGTCGACGATCGCGGCAATTCGGCCGACGTTGTCGACCTGCTCTGGCGGGACGCCGAACGGGCCGTCCTTGGTGGGTGGTTTCCGGAGGGAATCAAGCACGAATTCGGTCTTCAGTTCGCCGATTTCCTGGCCGCTATTAACAGCGGCGGAAGCGTCGCACCCGAATGCGACGGCCGGCAGGGCCTGCGCGATCTGGCGCTCGCCTACGCCCAGCTCGAATCCAGCTCGCTCAAGCGCGAGATTACGCCCGAAGAGGTGGTCGATCGCCGCGCCTACGCCTGGCAGGGGCCGATCGATGCATCACTTGGCCTGGACGGATAACCGCACCGGCTACCAACGCACCGGATCAGGCGACCAGCGGCGGACGTTCTTCGGCAAACGGCAGGATTTTTTCCAGCAGGCGCGAGTACGAGAGCACCATCTGGTCGGCAAAGCGCGGTCCCACGACCTGCAGGCCTACCGGCAGGTTGCCGGCGGCGAACCCCGCCGGACAACTGGCAGCCGGGTATCCGGTCAGGTTGAAGGTATAGGTGTGGGCTGCCCAGGAAAGCGGTTCCAGGCCATCAGCGTCGGCGGGAGCGTCCGTACCGACCTTCAGCGGCAGTACCGCCACCGTCGGCAGCAGCAGGACATCAAATCGCTCGAACAATTCCCGCCCCCGTGCCACCATTTCGCGGCGCCGGGCGCCGGCGGCGATCACCTTTTCGCGCGAGAGCGAAAGTCCGTGTTCGACCATTGCGACGTAGGTCGGTTCTAACAGAGCGCGGTCGCGTTCCAGGTCGGCGCCGCTGCGCAGGGCGTAGTTCGTGCTGAACAGCGCCATAAAGTCCTCGCTCGGATCATCCCAGATGGCTCCGACTTCCTCGATCCGGCAACCTGCGTCGGAAAGCCGGTCGACGGCCGACCGGCAAACCGCGGCGACTTCCGGGTCGACCTGGGCAAAACCCAGCTCTGGCGCGTATGCGATGCGCGTGCGGGGCGGATCCAGCTCGTCGATCCCGGCCAGGTAATCCGGAACCGGCCCGGGCAGCGAAATGTTGTCGCGTTCGTCCGGACCGGCCAGGACGTTAAGGGTCAGGGCCGCATCGGCCACCGTTCTGGTCATCGGCCCGCCGTGCGAGAGCTGGTCGGAATTTCCGATGGTCGGATACATTGGCACCCGCCCCAGCGACGGTTTGAGCCCATAGATTCCGGAGAAGGAACTCGGAATCCGGATAGATCCTCCGCCGTCGGTCCCAATCGCCACCGGCGCCATGCCGCCGGCGACCGCGACCGCCGATCCGCCGGATGAACCGCCGGGAGTGTGGGCCGGGTTCCAGGGGTTGCGGGTGATGCCGTGCAGGTAACTGTGGGTTACCCCCATGTGTCCATACGCCGGCATGATCGTCTTGCCCAGAAGCACCGCGCCGGCGGCGCGCAACCGCTCCCAGATGATCGAATCTTCTGCGGCGATGCTGCCGGCGTTGGCCAGCGAGCCGTACGGTGCCGGCAGGCCCTTCACCAGTGTGTGGTCTTTAAGCACCACCGGCACGCCGCAGAGCGGACCGGCCCGGCCGGCGTCAATCTGGACCTGGGCCTGCCTGGCCTGCTCAAGGGCGTCTTCACAGACTAGGTAGAAAGCATTCAATCCCGGGTTGAAGCGCTCAATTCGATCCAGTAGCGCGCGGGCGACCTCGACCGCGCCGAGGCGGCGCTCGGAGTAGGCGCGCACCAGTTCGCGGGCCGAAGTGAATCCGATCGCCGCTGAATCGGGATTTGCGTCGCTGGGCATTGCGCGGGCACAATCTAGCGGGGCTGGACTCGCCGTGATTATGCGAAGC
The Chloroflexota bacterium genome window above contains:
- a CDS encoding Gfo/Idh/MocA family oxidoreductase, whose product is MRIGIIGCGRVLPAHLAGISQVIEAGVCEATITALCSGHIKNALMFRSPEDGIEPRKPPVSDPANPMSTPHIYVSELQSERPEVFDDYRAMLDADLVDAVLILTQVSQHHGMARDCFSAGVHALVEKPMAITTHAAQTMIDSAAAHDCVLAVAEMVRHIELHRAQHWVVESGRIGSIQFVVHREMGVPGRPPHFGSGNLWRHQLNRVGSNTALDLGVHRLHMIEYVAGRIEAVSGMAGTLEEIKTAPDAHADYAEVRDESDDFCISQLRLAGGGFGQVLIARGLHGRPLDQPHVTAYYGSSGSIVGRNIVDDRGNSADVVDLLWRDAERAVLGGWFPEGIKHEFGLQFADFLAAINSGGSVAPECDGRQGLRDLALAYAQLESSSLKREITPEEVVDRRAYAWQGPIDASLGLDG
- a CDS encoding aldo/keto reductase; this translates as MEKVRLGATDLLVTPICIGTSALGNMPDTYTYAVGEERAWSTVRAIFDGPLNFLDVSRNYGMGQSEARIGDVIRERGGKPADLVISTKLDRDMDSGRFDAAQARRSLEESLSALGVDRVEILHLHDPEYAADIDEVTRSGGALDELFKMRSEGLCDYVGLAAGDVTVMTPLVETWDFDFLISHNRFSIINGNAEPLFDLAIERGIVVLNAAPYMGGVLAKGSEAYPRMTYMPASRKQLDPVRELEQICREYQVPLGAAALQYSQRDPRVSATICGCSRPERIEQTIAWFEHPVPEGFWNAIAQIPRGFGDPEADREYKPG
- a CDS encoding amidase; this translates as MILRRRSKSSAVESSNSSVKSLSVTKYPSRSNASRCSDVTSILIACCHLRLRALRIITASPAPLDCARAMPSDANPDSAAIGFTSARELVRAYSERRLGAVEVARALLDRIERFNPGLNAFYLVCEDALEQARQAQVQIDAGRAGPLCGVPVVLKDHTLVKGLPAPYGSLANAGSIAAEDSIIWERLRAAGAVLLGKTIMPAYGHMGVTHSYLHGITRNPWNPAHTPGGSSGGSAVAVAGGMAPVAIGTDGGGSIRIPSSFSGIYGLKPSLGRVPMYPTIGNSDQLSHGGPMTRTVADAALTLNVLAGPDERDNISLPGPVPDYLAGIDELDPPRTRIAYAPELGFAQVDPEVAAVCRSAVDRLSDAGCRIEEVGAIWDDPSEDFMALFSTNYALRSGADLERDRALLEPTYVAMVEHGLSLSREKVIAAGARRREMVARGRELFERFDVLLLPTVAVLPLKVGTDAPADADGLEPLSWAAHTYTFNLTGYPAASCPAGFAAGNLPVGLQVVGPRFADQMVLSYSRLLEKILPFAEERPPLVA